AGAAGCAGTGGAACTACAGGCAGTGTTGGTCTTGTGGTTACACCGGGCCTATCAAGTGGCCCATGCAATtagagccacccgatgggcatgtgtcttcaggggccATAAAActgtttttgcaccagggcccactctATGTTAGTTCCGCCACAGTGCAGCAGCTTCCCCGGAACACAAGCTCTTCCCCTGCATGGAAGATCGCCTCACTGTACGCAAGATCTGCCCCTAATCTTTGACTGAGAAACACTGATAgatatacagtgacacacacactctaagacacatacacacacacacacacatacattttctcacacactcacaaattgctatttttatttatatttaaatccacacagtctccctacctttgggagagctgagtggatcttttccTGGCATCTAGTGTGTCTCCTCccaatcttcctgcagtttctgtCTGCTCTCCTGCGCGCTCTCGgtagtgatgccagggccggaGTGACAGCATGTCACTGAAcagtgcgcaagggagcagagaggaacagcAGGAATgttacagctccctcgcacgccgcctcCATGCTCCCCACAGTGGCTGGCTTTAATGTTTCCTGTGCGGCTTATCAAAGGGTTGACAAATGCCAGACGCCAGGGCACAATCTCtagcctgggatttgtcgagccctgtgtatgtgtgtgtgtgtgtatgtataatatatatatgtatgtattttgtccctggccccttatgtgcccccctaaatataattcctggagacgccactgcagCCACATCCGGCATTAAATAGGGGCAGATACAATTtgcttttgagatggaagtggcaggaatTAGAGATCAATTGGACATGAGGGCCGAataagaggttggagtcaaagagaacacctaggcaatgACCCTGTGAGGTACAGCTGATGGTAATGCCATTGACttagagggagacagacatgaAAGATAAGAAGTGCTCTTTTGGACATGTTAGGTTTAATGAAGTGAGcagtcatccagttagaaatagcagtgtggcaaacctagccactttaggtcaTACTGTTTAACATCTGAAGGTTGTCTGTAAAAAGCTGCTTTaattctatgtatgtatgtattcgtgTATCTCTGTAATAGAGAGCATTCAAATGCTAACgtccgaaagccgctagcattcatatggtagtttcacgaacagtgactttatacactgttcgtgaaacgaataaagtaccgaatgggagcccacacacagagggtcgtgtggctcccattaactgattgcaacattgtagcaaTCGGTGGTTAattgctttcctgggtggccgtcgtttggCTACCGACCACACGGCggttggccatcttggatcctttgttagcccagcggtgtttggttgtcgagtgcctggaacagtCATTCAGTATAATCCCATGAATAATATTAAAGTGATGTATTTTTGTGTTAAAATCCGGTtttgctgtacggagggataatcctcttaacaggatattctagtgggagtatccctctcgtacagcagtgcaggGTGGGAGAAATGCCCTGTATATTCAGTTCCCCATGAAGTCCTCTACTGTATAACCCCTGTAAAGTGACTAAGGAAACCCCTTTAATGGGGAACCACATATATACTGGAGCTTGTGAATAAAatcgtcagttgactcccagaactgtgtttcgtccggttactgggggatttgggatattgccttcatttccAGCGCTTTACTTGGATTACTTtctgtaccagcggagatatggggatttaacattgcagctccgctacaagcagcagggatgtatttagcccaaagcaaactaggcatttgcctgAGGCGTACCCTGTAattcccctgtcatgggggggggggggggcaagagctgACCTGCTGGCCAGCTAATAGAGACCCCACCGGCGGGCGGCTTACCATCCGAGGCGGCAGGAGAGCTGTGATCTCTCGGCTCTGCTCCCTTGCTCGCCGTTTACTGATgttgggagccagaatatgacataatATGCACGTGCTTCAAAAAACGTGTTTCGCCACTTTAAAGCATGTAAAAACATCTAAACATTAAAGCATTATCAAAAACGTTTAAAGCAGTAATGTGTTGGAATGAAATTGCTGTGGTTACAAGCATAGAGGAGTTATAACCTGTACTAAGCATCCATTTTTTCTGGTGCAATAAGCCAGAGGGCTATGTGAGAGGTTACTTTATATCATCTTTTTtttgtcttgtgttttttatttacagtgttaaCATATCTCAGTATTTCAAGGGTTTTCCATAAAATAATTTACCTATTTTATAGTGTTTGCCGGTGGCTAAATATTTTCTAGAGAACTAGAATATTACATTTTCTTTGAACAGAGAGGGAAATCAAACGTGAATATAATGTTTCTGTGCTAATTTAGGCATTCCTTTAAAATCACAGGAGGTGGGAGATGGAAACATATGGCAAATAATTGTGCTTCTCTGGAAAAGGATGATCAAAATAAGAACTTGCCTTAGGCTTCCAATAATAAACATTAAGGGATTaaacattatgaataaaatacaagcgcatgttttttttttttagttaagaaaaaaagaaaagatcatATGTAAAATCAACAGAATAAGATTGTAGAACTGGCAGGAGTTAGGAAAGGTATTTTTTCTACAAGAAACACAAAAATAAGTATGCAAAAAGAGTTACAATGCATCACAGGTAAAGGCACAAATGGAAATgccatataaacaaaataaatgttattacAACATATACAAATGCTCTTTTAAATTTAATGtaattctgtttcattttttgtgtgttgATACCATCGCCAGAATCACTGCTTAATTAAAAATCCTTATGAAATATGGGTGGAAAAGGAACAAAAatctaaactaaaaaaataattaggTAAATGAAATTGAACATAACAATTTAGGAGTTTGAGAAAGAAAAGGAGGAAGATAAAAATAAGGGGCAAGGAGTGTCCAAAGGACTGGGATATATGATTATAGATTAGGCATAACTGAGagataaaacaaacaaatgtgGCTTATAGTAAAATATAGAGACTTATGTATGTGGTGTGTTTGCAgagaaaaaatgtcccaaataaataaaggtataataaacgtatgtatgtatgtataaggtAAAATGTGAATTTTCATGTATACGACAGTGTattgttaaatatatgtttatgtggATGAGTTAGGTATAgtatatgtatgcacatatagGTCAAATGTGCATCTACCTGTGAAAGGATAATGTATCTGTTTATAAAGGAAGTGTGTGTGAATACATGTAAAAGGTGCATTTATGTACAAATATGCAAGTgtcttgtagtgattatggtgcttcttACATGGGGTCCATTGGTAGCTGCTCCCTGTTCTTCCTTTCTTAGATTTAGAGCTGGAAGCTCCAGCTTGGTTGCCtaaagccaatgagctaagctctgcCTCACTGGACTTAGTTTTGAGCGGAGAGCTCTCTGGTTTTTATTGAGTCAGAGAACGGTGCCAGGTGAGCCCCAAGTGagtagtcaaaccattagcaaacGTTTTGACTACTCGAACAGCCAGGACATTCCCGGCACCTTAAGCAttactagagcaggcataggcaaccttcggcactccagatgttttgaactacacctcccatgatgctttgccagcaatatgggtgTTAGATCATTATGGGGGATGAaatccaaaatatctggagtgccaaagatttcATATCCCTGGTCTAGAGATTTCATTTAAAGAgataatatagtcaccaaaacaagtttaccttaatgaagcagtgtgtgtatagatcatgccttcaAAGTCTCACtgccattctctgccatttaggagttaaacaacttttgtttctgtttatgcagccctagccaaacaaaatggtttccttactttaaaagtttgtatctcctgctctgtaaattgatccttaattacacacaggatgctcctgcagggtctaacaagctattaacagagcaggagatacgatattctaaattaaacagaattttaaataaatcctttatttcaaattctgtttaatttagaatatcgtatctcctgctctgttaaatatTAGATGAATATTTACagcaagtgtttaggaaagctatgTAAATCACATGCACGGAGGTGTGGCTGCATctaaaaagttatttaactcctacattgcagataattgagcagtgagactgcaggagcataatttatacatcaaaactgcttcattaaagggacactatagtcaccagtgcaactacatgtattcctgaccctatagtgttaacataaatatagtaaaaatcttactgtattcaagccagaagctgtatacctgcatgctgttagactcaggaaaaacaagcagtctgctgacatgtgatatagcctgatccaatcacagtgcttccccataggattggctgagactgacaaggaggcagatcaggggcagagccagcatgattcaaacatagccctggccaatcagcatctcctcatagagatgaattgaatcaatgaatctctatgaggaaagttcagtgtctgcatgcagtgggaggagatactgaatcacaggatgctcgtgcacagcagatctgagtggatggaggcatattgcctccatcaactcagaagtccctctggttcactctgagtgactgcaactggaggtgttcctagctttcaatgtaaacactgtattttctcagaaaatacactgtttacatgagaaaggctgcagggagctatagttctcacctggacaacttcattaagctgaagttgttcaggtgactatagtgtccctttaagctaaagttgttttggtgactatagtgtccctttaagctttcacTAGAGCCTAGTTATGGttcatttgtatatgtatgtatggtcATATGTATATGAGTCATGTAATTAAATAAATGgttcttcaaaataaaataagctTGACTAGTATTGAAGAGCTCACAGCCATCACTGAGGCCAGTACATATACTCACAGATACTGCTACCCATTCATAAAATTGTCAGGCTGTTTTATGCATATTATAATGTATcggtttaaaaaatatttttttttttatcataataaTGCTGGTtatgtttttcattttctttcagAACTTGGTGACTATCCTGTGGATGGTATTTAAACAATAACAGAACGTAATGCCCGAAACATCATATTAAATAATCAGATTATGGTGCAAGTATGATTGGACAGGAAGTTCTTTAACACTACAGGGAATTCACACTCAAAAGGTGAACTCactgacatattaaggaaagctgcAATACATCTGGAGAGAATTATAACTATCAGGACAACATAATCACATACCAATCCAACTTTACAAAGGGAGCAAAATGTCTCATAATTCAGAGAAGTAAGCATTAAAAGCTCAGCAGTATCTGTCTCTTAGACTAGAATGGTCTAATATTACAAAAACGGAATGTGAGCTTTTGCAGTACTGTTATTTCCTTGACCAGGATCCCAAGCATATTATTAAGTGAGcacatttacatttcaccagTATGGATTAAAGCTGACTCATGGCTGTTGCCGCACAGTACATGTTCTAACGTGACCTGCAAACAGGGAAAGTTTGTATTTTTTCGCCTTTAATTTTAACTGCTACGTATGAAATATTTAATTGAGCAAATGGGCAAAGTGCAATCTTCATAATCAGAACTGGACaacagtcataaaaaaaaaaatcttaatgagCAAGTAAGTGCTAGAGGGCTGAAATATTTCAAAGTTCAGTAGTTCAGTCTTAATGTGTAACTGCTGCAAATCTGACACACCCCACCGTCCTCAGGAAGATCAGCAGTGCCTGAAAGGCTCAGTGTTGAAAACAAACCCAAATTGGGGACATGCCAAGGAAACAGAAGTGAAACTACAGGAGAAAGTAACACAAGTTAGGTTATGCGATTGCATCCTTCTGAACCATGGAGAACTCAGTGTCAATTACACCCTATCAAGGTGATGTGAGTATGAATGAGGGACGAACTTTGACTTTTAGTAAAAAGACATGTGAATTTGAGGAACCAGCTCCAACTGGAAGTCAAGTAGAAGCACCACTTCAGAAGAACTCACTGGAAAGCAGTAATCATACAGAGAGTAATGGGGGTTACAGTGTACAAAGTGGGAAATGTGACCCAGTCATGCAATCCCCTGGAGACGAGAGAAGTTCTGTCAAGGGCTTCATCAGTGATGCTGAAGAGAGATCATGCTCTGACCCATTAAGTGAGCGAGGAATGGTGAGAAGTCGGTGGGACATGAACAATGCTACATCAGAATCAGAAGATGATACAGAGGAAACCAGCATAGGTGATTATAGTCAGCAGTCTgaaatagagacacaaaaggacagTGCTCAGGAAGAGACAATAAGGACCCCTCTCCCCCAAGGAAGACCTGATCTAGTGATTGAAGTGACTGGTGGACAAAGGATAAGTGCGCATAAGGGAGTGCTTGCTGAAAAAAGTGACTATTTCAGGGCACGATCATCAAGGGATATCTTAAAAATAAAGGGCTTGAGTTACCAAACTCTTCAGCTGCTCGTTGATTACATTTATAGCTCAGAGCTGGAAGTAAAACTGGACAATGTAGTTGAGGTAATCAGCGGTGCAAAGTTTCTACAAATACCCTGTGCTGTGCAATGTGCTATGGACAGCATGAAAGCACAAATATCACTTAAGAACTGTTATCAGGTTCTCTATATTGCTAAGAAACAGAGACTTAATGAACTAAAAGAGGCAACATATAAGTTCATGAGTGACCATTTCCTCCAGGTACTGAGGGACCCAACAGTCTATGGGAAGCTTACAGGAGCAGAGAGGGATCTGATACTGCAACGCAGGATGGATGGAAAGCAGTACTTGGTGGTGGCAGAAATTAATGATGCTTTTGAACGCATGACTAGTAGTAGTAGACCTCAAAGTAGGGAGAGCAGCAGACCACAGAGCCCCTCCTCTGTTTTTTCCTTGGAGGAGGATGCAACAAGTTATGAGGTACATTGCTACAATGAATCTACTAGATGCTGGAGGTCACTGACTAGATTGCCAGAGGAAGCTAACACAAAGGGATGTGGGGTTTGTGTGCTTTATAACTACTTGTTTATTGCTGGTGGCATCAAAGGTAATGGTGATAAGGCCAGACTTTCTGACCAGGTATTTTGTTACAACCCGTTAACTGACTCATGGGATAAATTACGTCCTCTCTCACAACCTCGTTCCCAACTCAAGCTTCTGGCCCTTGATGGTTACTTATACGCTATTGGTGGAGAGTGCCTCTTTACTGTAGAAAAGTATGATCCACGCATGGATCGTTGGAGCTCTGTGGCTTCATTACCAAAGGGTGCATTTGCTGTGGCACATGAAGCCACTACATGTAATGGAGAGATTTATGTTTCTGGGGGCACTCTCTTCTACCGACTTCTTAAATATGATCCAAAACGAGATGAGTGGCAGGAATGTCCTTACAACAATAGCCGTCGACGCTCTGCTGGCATGGTGTCCAACAGAAGTTGCCTCTATCGTTTTGATGTTAGCCGTGAACATGGGCTTAGTGTCTTCACATACAATTCCATGGCAAGGCACTGGAGTGAAGGTGTTAGCCTACTTCGCCCTGGCCCAGGACCACCACCACCCAGTATCCCTTTCCGTTGCACTGTAATGGGAAGCAGCATCTACTGTGTAAACCGGGCCAGTGCCCTACGAGTACCACTCCCCCCTGATGGATCGGGAGGAGAAATGACAAGTTGTGAACCAGAAGTCTTTGTCTCACCAGAAGAGGCGAAAGGGGTCCTTTTCCCATTTGTACTCTCTTTACCTGAAAGCAGGCCAACTCATTGAGAAGGTTATACTAACATGAATGGTGTTCTCCAGGCGCAGACGACTGGCATGTCTAAATTTTCATTACTCTTTTGCTGTCCCATTCAGCTTTCAAAAGAACAGAATCATAAGACATGCATGCGTTCCACATAACCTTATAATGAACATGTGGTCATACATTTACAGGCACTTACATTTTTACTGGAGATACTTTATTGTCAAATAATCACAGCACACAGTTTCCTATCTGTAAACATTTAACTGGCTAGTTCCTGCATGAAGTAGCCATTTCTATATGCTTAAGATCCCCATGTTTAGTATTAAGTAATGTGGTAAAAATGCTGTCATGCTATCTTATATTTAAGAAGACGCTGCTTAAAAATGTGCATTCAAATCAAATATTGCATTATGCATCACATACTGTTAAATAGTCATTAATAATAATGCATTGATAATCAGTGCACCAGTAAGCATGATTTAAAGctaacttttatttaaaggtgaaGCTCCactttaataaaatcatatttACTGTAAATCattcctttaagctgtagtgtgCTAAGTCACCTGAAAAAGGGACATAGGCGGCAATCAGAGTATACCATGGGATCAGGTAATTGTTTACTAAAAGATAGCACTTATGCCACACGTGTGTCTATTTATGcttgtctctcttttttttttatcattagcaCTAGATATTTGCATGTTTGTAGAACACTATAACATTACAAATCGTTTAGGTGCACTGttatcacatacatgtatatgtgtgtatgaaaGATTAATATTGTAAATTGTATATCATACCTATATTTGTCCTGGATAGCTGCCATCTTGTCAAGACCCTAGGCTGGAAATTGTTTAGTGgctatttttctttttgtctgaTTAAAAGTCAAGTTAAGAAATATATTTCCAtgtgaaaaaaacatacaaacgtTTCAACTGGTAAAAAAATAACGacgtctaagggttttattcactaaagtgttatTTGTTATGAgcggaatacaaagctgtaaatGTTAGGCCCTAAAGCCATGTTTTGATTTAGGAAAAGGTGGAAGAAAATTCTCATCACAGCTCTTTTGGCTTACATTTTGCAAGTTAGGATTCCTTTCACCCAAAATGTTTGATTAGTGAGTATGCCCCATGTAAAATAATTATTAGTTCATCCAAAACCTGGCTCACTTTTCCATTCGAgtacaaaaatggcagagaaaaaaaatctatagtttTACTGTGGGCATGCAATGTGGTCATTTAGCTGGGCTAAGACCATGTAGAAGCACCGTGCAGTATTAACAATAGAATACTAGATGTATTCCAAGGAACAGAGATAGCTTGTATTGCTGCAATTCTGGAGATTTTTAAAGTGTTGGAAAAgttttttaaatccctttttcatATATCTGTAGAATTAGCCATTGTGTCCTTGTTAGCTTTTCTACATACTCTTTAGTACATTAATACGAGTTTTCAAAATGGCATTTGCAAAGATTGGTTCATGACAAAGGCATAGGCCTCAGGAGTATATGGGCACAGTGACAGACTAATAGACACAATCAGGTACAGTGGCACACATACTTTTTTACAGAGACAAACACACTTGGGCACATGTACAGAGGCACAAATACAGACACTCTTATGAAAAGCCAGAGGCACACTCATGCACAAACAGAGTCATACAAACACGCACTGTCAAATTCAGACATACACAATTGTATACTCTCATGTACAGAAAATTAGAAATATTCACACACCTGTATAGGTGGAggaacacatgcagacacattcaTGCATCTAGAAAAATAAGTATACTCATGCAGAAGCaaaaacagacacactaacaaaatATTTGGGTGGAGACAACTACACTTATATGCAGACAAATTTACACAATGCTGTACACTTGCAGAGGCACACATACAACATTATACACAAAGACATGCTTACAAATAAatgcatatacagacatacttatGCAAAGACAGGCTTGCAGACAGCCTTTTGTTTACAGTAACACTTATTCACAAACAATCTTAGTCATGCACAAACAACTGGCTACAGCAGTGGCTAGAAGGATTCTCTTGTTATGAGGTAAATAAGTCATGGCAGTCCATACAAGCCCAGGCCTGGTTTAAGGAGATTATGGGGTGAGAGGCGGTGAGTCAACCCTTGATTGTGAATTATTGCTGTTTAGAAAAGAAGGGAGAACAGTTAGAACAATAGCAAACCACCGAGACAGAACTTGAATGGGAATACCAAACAGCCTTTTGGGACTAATTTAATATGAACCATGTCTTGCAACCTGATATGTAACTTCATTTTACCTCTCACCTCCTATTATCACTTAAAAAATTCTCACTCACAATTTCCCCTGCCCACATCCCTGTCCCAATTTCACCTACTTGCTACCTAATTTTAACTACTTATTCCCCCGTCCCCATTTATTACTCCCATTATCTTATTACATCTTCTTCCCTTATCATCATTTAATCCATCCACTTCCTTTATCCATATTTAATTTATCCAATCTTTATTTAATCTAATCTAATCCTTACCCACATTACACCTTTGCAGTCCTCCATACCCATCTTACTTCCCCAATTCTCAGTTGACCCTCCCTATTCACTCTGTTTGTATCCACCTACTGTCACTCTTAGTCTTGATCCAATTTTAGTACACTACCATTGTGGTATTTCTCATGTGCCTTCCCCTCCTGGTGTGCCTTTGCCCATTGTGTCTTTGTCCATGCTACAGTATCAcaagcagatataagaataaattaaaaaaacaacaacatttcctTTAAAGTAAGGGCACCAGGAACCCAGACAATGCCCTACGTTACCAGATACAGGGCTTAATTCCCGTGAAGTCATCCCTAAAGAAATCCAATGGTTCGTGCCAAGTAATCATTTTAGGCACATAGCAATGCTTGCTATATGTGCACTGGGAAACCTTAAGGTCATCCACATGGAAATTGAGGTATATTGATAGTTATTGTGTTAATTTTCAGAGTCTTCATATTCTCTAGAGTAAGCTgaatttagtttattttaatacatattgGAAATAAGTAATTTTTAGTGATATGTAAATGGAGAGACAAATTATAAACGTTGTTCAAAGGGACACATCAAGCTGTATTACTACTACAATGCAAGAATATGGGGAGCAGCAAACCCCATGTAACAGTCAAATTGTTTGTTAAACGATTTGACTACTTATATTGCAGTAATTCCAAGGCATATATgcgtagtggtcatggtgcttggagtgttcatttaattgaATTGCTATCTGTTAAATATGAATGTACCTTATACCAGAACTTGAATGTTACTTGTCTGGAGAGTGGAAATTCAGCCAataggaagaaagaaaaaaagatagtGTCCATACACAttttaaagtgtatatatatatatatatatatacacacaaatgaaaTCAAGAAGACTACACTCAcccaaacatgcatacattatattaAAGAGCTGCTAATATCAattaatataacataaaatacagcACATTTGCTCACTAAACACCAGCTTCTAAGCtcacaatttgttttttaatttttttttttttaaaacacccgaCTGATGCAAACAtattgggggtttagttacaatatatgatcatatattgcgtAAGCATGCCACAACGACAATGTACCTCATTTTTGTCAGTTCCTAGTCTAACAacataatgcctgctcttatgagattaacccacttatttGGGAAAGATATTTTTTACACTAGTAAGAGAATTGGAGCATGGTTGGAACGGCTGTCCACAGAACTCATTGCACTCGTTGGTAGTTTTGTCTTCTGTCCTcttgataatgttttttttatttgatttacaaCCAGCAGATATGTATTGCACAAACGATGGAAACATTTATCTAGTTAGAAATATGCTTACAGTAACATTACTGTACTTAAACCCAATAACATTTAACCCAGTGGTTATACAGTGATAAACAGCTAATGGCCAAACACCCAAACGCTATGGTTTTCTTCACTAAACAATGCATTATGGGGAAATGTCATTACAGGCAtgttgcaaaatttaggccacaaaaaaaaacttgGTTCTGTCACCTGGATAGCTTATTTCAAAACCATTAGGCAAATTATCAGTGGTGCTTTTTGTTTCTCCAGTAGAATAATGTTTTTTCAATTATATGTGTTTTAAGTGTTAGGGGCTATTTTATCTTAAAAGAGCTGCCTTGTACTGCAATTGAGAAAAAACCTCTACGTCACACTAAGTCCTCCTCATAGCTCAATAGAAAGCCATCAGCTCCCACCATAGGGCAGGGACATTATaattaagagaaaaaaatattccaaattgacaatcagataaaataaaataaaatatgcctcCAGGTAGTTCAATTTATTTCTGGCTAATAAGCATATAATAAGCAGACAATAATAATATCATGATTTAATTTACTTACGGTATATGTTTCATGGGATTGGCTTTTAGTGGTGAGCTTGGTAGCATAgctgtatttatttgtatatgtatagagattgtagccgtattagtccagtgatgtagatgtaaaaaaacagatacaattcgtattttgtaataccttttttattggactaacagaatactttaatgacaagctttcgggagaacctccctttctcaagtctgaagcatttctgagcaagacgacacatagaattttaagttgagttgtgatgcagaggttaaagcgacatgtgcagataagacacaggtttcataggaaatagacaccattcttgcagaaggttgtaaatatcttgtgtgaagatcacagagtgagggggagagagaaagaaaaaaaaagaaaatagtggtagtgggacaggaaacccaaatcaatatttagtcctctattcttgctgttaaacaattggATCATtcaaggacctaaaaatcaaagtactgaaagggttTTTAAAAAATACCTAAGAAAGAAAAACTTTTAAAACCAGAATGATCCAATTGTTTAACaccaagaatagaggactaaatattgatttgggtttcctgtctcACTAccaaacactttacatgaacactcccccacattatcttactgttctgtcatatgtatcaatactttaaaatgcattccaatatgtttatcatatcaatatacatagtaccatgtgtagacctatgctttcctatactcttatgcatgtatgcttatatatgtgactgtgcatttatatctgagtatatgagttcatgtgcatgcatgtatatgtttttgtatgtgtctatgtatatgtgttcatgtatgtatctgtatgcgtatacatatttttatttgtgtatgtataaagtgtggacatatatgcatacaagtgtgtatatgtgaatatgtgtatgtgtacatgtacatatatatcagtctatgtatgtgtaggcacatttgtacatgtgtaggtacatgtattggtgcttatgtgtggatgtatgtataggtgtgcatgcacatatatttgtgcaattggttgtatttatatgtatatttttgcatgtacttatgtatattgtgtatgtgcttgtgtatacttgtacatatac
This region of Pelobates fuscus isolate aPelFus1 chromosome 2, aPelFus1.pri, whole genome shotgun sequence genomic DNA includes:
- the KBTBD11 gene encoding kelch repeat and BTB domain-containing protein 11 — protein: MENSVSITPYQGDVSMNEGRTLTFSKKTCEFEEPAPTGSQVEAPLQKNSLESSNHTESNGGYSVQSGKCDPVMQSPGDERSSVKGFISDAEERSCSDPLSERGMVRSRWDMNNATSESEDDTEETSIGDYSQQSEIETQKDSAQEETIRTPLPQGRPDLVIEVTGGQRISAHKGVLAEKSDYFRARSSRDILKIKGLSYQTLQLLVDYIYSSELEVKLDNVVEVISGAKFLQIPCAVQCAMDSMKAQISLKNCYQVLYIAKKQRLNELKEATYKFMSDHFLQVLRDPTVYGKLTGAERDLILQRRMDGKQYLVVAEINDAFERMTSSSRPQSRESSRPQSPSSVFSLEEDATSYEVHCYNESTRCWRSLTRLPEEANTKGCGVCVLYNYLFIAGGIKGNGDKARLSDQVFCYNPLTDSWDKLRPLSQPRSQLKLLALDGYLYAIGGECLFTVEKYDPRMDRWSSVASLPKGAFAVAHEATTCNGEIYVSGGTLFYRLLKYDPKRDEWQECPYNNSRRRSAGMVSNRSCLYRFDVSREHGLSVFTYNSMARHWSEGVSLLRPGPGPPPPSIPFRCTVMGSSIYCVNRASALRVPLPPDGSGGEMTSCEPEVFVSPEEAKGVLFPFVLSLPESRPTH